A region from the Mycolicibacterium phlei genome encodes:
- the metX gene encoding homoserine O-acetyltransferase MetX, whose protein sequence is MTLSEIDPEVLVRSLPAEGEIGIVDIGSLTLENGAVLDDVQIAVQRWGELSPTRDNVVMVLHALTGDSHITGPAGPDHPTPGWWDGVAGPGAPIDTNRWCAVATNVLGGCRGSTGPSSPHPDGGAWGSRFPVISIRDQVAADLAALERLGITEVAAVVGGSMGGARALEWIIGHPDRVRSALVLAVGARATADQIGTQSSQIAAIKADPNWCGGDYHGTGRFPDQGLQIARQFAHLTYRGELELDTRFGNDAQEGENPATGGRYAVQSYLEHQGRKLVSRFDAGTYVALTDALSSHDVGRGRGGIEAALRSCPVPVVVGGITSDRLYPLRLQQELAELLPGCDGLNVIESIYGHDGFLVETDAVYKLIRQTLELAER, encoded by the coding sequence ATGACGCTGTCCGAAATCGATCCCGAGGTGCTTGTGCGCAGCCTGCCCGCCGAAGGCGAGATCGGCATCGTCGACATCGGTTCGCTGACCCTGGAGAACGGTGCCGTCCTCGACGACGTGCAGATCGCCGTGCAGCGCTGGGGCGAGCTCTCGCCGACGCGCGACAACGTGGTGATGGTGCTGCACGCGCTCACCGGCGACTCGCACATCACCGGCCCGGCCGGTCCCGACCACCCGACCCCGGGCTGGTGGGACGGTGTCGCCGGGCCCGGCGCACCGATCGACACCAACCGCTGGTGCGCGGTGGCGACCAACGTGCTGGGCGGCTGCCGCGGGTCGACGGGCCCGAGCTCGCCGCACCCCGACGGCGGGGCGTGGGGCTCGCGGTTCCCGGTCATCTCGATCCGCGACCAGGTGGCCGCCGACCTGGCCGCGCTGGAGCGGCTCGGCATCACCGAGGTCGCCGCGGTCGTGGGCGGTTCGATGGGCGGCGCCCGCGCACTGGAGTGGATCATCGGCCACCCGGACCGGGTGCGTTCGGCGCTAGTGCTGGCCGTCGGCGCCCGCGCCACCGCCGATCAGATCGGCACGCAGAGCTCGCAGATCGCCGCGATCAAGGCCGACCCGAACTGGTGCGGCGGCGACTACCACGGCACCGGCCGGTTTCCCGACCAGGGCCTGCAGATCGCCCGCCAGTTCGCGCACCTGACCTACCGCGGTGAGCTGGAGCTCGACACCCGCTTCGGCAACGACGCGCAGGAGGGTGAGAACCCGGCGACCGGCGGCCGCTACGCGGTGCAGAGCTACCTGGAGCATCAGGGCCGAAAGCTGGTGTCGCGCTTCGACGCCGGCACGTACGTGGCGCTCACCGACGCGCTGTCCAGCCACGACGTGGGTCGCGGCCGCGGCGGCATCGAGGCCGCGCTGCGCAGCTGCCCGGTGCCGGTGGTGGTCGGCGGCATCACGTCCGACCGGCTCTACCCGCTGCGGCTGCAGCAGGAGCTGGCCGAGCTGCTGCCCGGCTGCGACGGGCTCAACGTGATTGAATCGATCTACGGCCACGACGGTTTCCTCGTCGAGACCGACGCCGTGTACAAGCTGATCCGACAGACCCTGGAGCTGGCCGAACGGTGA
- a CDS encoding bifunctional o-acetylhomoserine/o-acetylserine sulfhydrylase, whose translation MTTEHDAVDPSTWAFETKQVHAGQTPDIATNARALPIYQTTSYTFNSTEHAAALFGLAEPGNIYTRIMNPTQDVVEQRIAALEGGVAALLLASGQAAETFAILNLANSGDHIVSSPRLYGGTYNLFHYTLAKLGIEVTFVENPDDLDSWQAAVRPNTKAFFGETISNPKIDILDIPNVAEVAHRNGVPLIVDNTVATPYLIQPLSHGADIVVHSATKYLGGHGSAIAGVVVDGGTFDWTNGKFPGFTEPDPSYHGVVFADLGAPAYALKARVQLLRDLGSSASPFNAFLIAQGLETLSLRIERHVANAQKVAEYLEAHPDVLSVNYAGLPSSPWHELGKKLAPKGTGAVLSFELAGGVDAGKAFVNALKLHSHVANIGDVRSLVIHPASTTHAQLTPEEQLATGVTPGLVRLAVGIEGIDDILADLDRGFAAAKPFSSSQSADPNTTAAF comes from the coding sequence ATGACCACCGAGCACGACGCTGTCGACCCGAGCACCTGGGCGTTCGAGACCAAGCAGGTCCACGCCGGGCAGACCCCGGACATCGCGACCAACGCACGGGCGCTGCCGATCTACCAGACCACGTCGTACACGTTCAACAGCACCGAACACGCCGCCGCGCTGTTCGGTCTGGCCGAGCCGGGCAACATCTACACCCGGATCATGAACCCGACGCAGGACGTCGTCGAGCAGCGCATCGCCGCGCTCGAGGGCGGCGTGGCCGCGCTTCTGCTGGCCTCCGGGCAGGCCGCCGAGACGTTCGCCATCCTCAACCTGGCCAACTCCGGCGACCACATCGTGTCCAGCCCGCGGCTGTACGGCGGCACCTACAACCTGTTCCACTACACGCTGGCCAAGCTCGGCATCGAGGTCACCTTCGTGGAGAACCCCGACGACCTGGACTCGTGGCAGGCGGCGGTGCGACCGAACACCAAGGCGTTCTTCGGCGAGACGATCTCCAACCCGAAGATCGACATCCTCGACATCCCGAACGTCGCCGAGGTCGCGCACCGCAACGGGGTGCCGCTGATCGTCGACAACACCGTCGCGACGCCGTACCTGATCCAGCCGCTGAGCCACGGCGCCGACATCGTCGTGCACTCGGCGACGAAGTACCTCGGCGGGCACGGCTCGGCGATCGCCGGTGTGGTGGTCGACGGCGGCACGTTCGACTGGACCAACGGCAAGTTCCCCGGCTTCACCGAGCCCGACCCGAGCTACCACGGTGTGGTGTTCGCCGACCTGGGCGCCCCGGCCTACGCGCTCAAGGCGCGGGTGCAGCTGCTGCGCGACCTGGGCTCGTCGGCCTCACCGTTCAACGCGTTCCTGATCGCCCAGGGCCTGGAGACGCTGAGCCTGCGCATCGAGCGCCACGTCGCCAACGCGCAGAAGGTCGCCGAGTATCTGGAGGCCCACCCCGACGTGCTGTCGGTGAACTACGCGGGTCTGCCCTCGTCGCCGTGGCATGAGCTCGGAAAGAAGCTGGCGCCCAAGGGAACCGGCGCGGTGCTGTCGTTCGAGCTGGCCGGCGGCGTCGACGCGGGCAAGGCGTTCGTCAACGCGCTGAAGCTGCACAGCCATGTCGCCAACATCGGCGACGTGCGCTCGCTGGTGATCCACCCGGCCTCGACCACGCACGCCCAGCTGACCCCCGAGGAGCAGCTGGCCACCGGTGTCACGCCCGGGCTGGTGCGGCTGGCGGTCGGCATCGAGGGCATCGACGACATCCTGGCCGACCTGGATCGGGGATTCGCGGCGGCCAAGCCGTTCAGCTCGTCGCAGTCCGCCGATCCGAATACCACGGCGGCGTTCTGA
- a CDS encoding NADP-dependent isocitrate dehydrogenase, which yields MTAEQPTIIYTLTDEAPLLATYAFLPIIRTFTEPAGINVETSDISVAARILAEFSDRLTEEQRVPDNLARLGELTEKPDTNIIKLPNISASVPQLVAAIKELKAKGYDLPDYPGDPKTDEEKAIKERYAKVLGSAVNPVLRQGNSDRRAPKAVKEYARKHPHSMGEWSQASRTHVATMKTGDFYHGEKSMTLDRDRRVKMVLETKSGETIVLKPEVKLDNGDIIDSMYMSKKALIKFYEEQIEDAYKTGVMFSLHVKATMMKVSHPIVFGHAVKVFYKDAFEKHGKLFEELGVNVNNGLSDLYDKIQSLPASQREEIIEDLHKCHEHRPELAMVDSAKGISNFHSPSDVIVDASMPAMIRLGGKMYGADGRTKDTKAVNPESTFSRIYQEMINFCKTHGQFDPRTMGTVPNVGLMAQKAEEYGSHDKTFEIPEDGVANIVDIDTGEVLMSQNVEEGDIWRMPVVKDAPIRDWVKLAVDRARASGMTAVFWLDTERPHEVELRKKVKQYLKEHDTEGLHIQIMPQVWAMRYTLERLIRGQDTIAVTGNILRDYLTDLFPILELGTSAKMLSIVPLMAGGGMYETGAGGSAPKHVSQLLEENHLRWDSLGEFLALGACFEDIGRKTENKRATLLGTTLDAAIGKLLDENKSPSRKAGELDNRGSQFYLAMYWAQALADQDEDAELAEHFAKLAKALAENEETIVKELNEVQGKPADIGGYYFPDPEKTAAVMRPSKTLNSLLEAASA from the coding sequence ATGACAGCCGAGCAGCCGACCATCATCTACACACTCACCGACGAGGCGCCGCTGCTGGCGACGTATGCGTTCCTGCCGATCATCCGCACCTTCACCGAGCCGGCCGGCATCAACGTCGAGACCAGCGACATCTCGGTGGCCGCGCGCATCCTCGCCGAGTTCTCCGACCGGCTGACCGAGGAGCAGCGGGTTCCCGACAACCTGGCCCGCCTCGGCGAGCTGACCGAGAAGCCCGACACCAACATCATCAAGCTGCCCAACATCAGCGCCTCGGTGCCGCAGCTGGTGGCCGCGATCAAGGAGCTCAAGGCCAAGGGCTACGACCTGCCCGACTACCCGGGCGACCCGAAGACCGACGAAGAGAAGGCAATCAAGGAGCGCTACGCCAAGGTTCTCGGCAGCGCCGTGAACCCCGTTCTGCGCCAGGGCAACTCGGACCGGCGCGCGCCGAAGGCGGTCAAGGAGTACGCCCGCAAGCATCCGCACAGCATGGGGGAGTGGTCGCAGGCGTCGCGCACCCACGTCGCCACCATGAAGACCGGCGACTTCTACCACGGCGAGAAGTCGATGACGCTGGACCGCGACCGCCGGGTCAAGATGGTGCTGGAGACCAAGAGCGGCGAAACCATCGTGCTCAAGCCGGAAGTCAAGCTCGACAACGGCGACATCATCGACTCGATGTACATGAGCAAGAAGGCGCTCATCAAGTTCTACGAGGAACAGATCGAGGACGCCTACAAGACCGGCGTGATGTTCTCGCTGCACGTCAAGGCGACCATGATGAAGGTCAGCCACCCGATCGTGTTCGGCCACGCCGTCAAGGTCTTCTACAAGGACGCCTTCGAGAAGCACGGCAAGCTGTTCGAGGAACTCGGCGTCAACGTCAACAACGGTCTGTCCGACCTCTACGACAAGATCCAGTCGCTGCCCGCCTCGCAGCGCGAGGAGATCATCGAGGACCTGCACAAGTGCCATGAGCACCGGCCGGAACTGGCGATGGTGGACTCGGCCAAGGGCATCTCGAACTTCCACTCGCCGTCGGATGTGATCGTCGACGCGTCGATGCCCGCCATGATCCGGCTGGGCGGCAAGATGTACGGCGCCGACGGCCGCACCAAGGACACCAAGGCGGTCAACCCGGAGTCGACCTTCTCCCGGATCTACCAGGAGATGATCAACTTCTGCAAGACCCACGGCCAGTTCGATCCCCGGACCATGGGCACCGTGCCCAACGTCGGTCTGATGGCGCAGAAGGCCGAGGAGTACGGCAGCCACGACAAGACGTTCGAGATCCCCGAGGACGGGGTGGCCAACATCGTCGACATCGACACCGGCGAGGTGCTGATGAGCCAGAACGTCGAGGAGGGCGACATCTGGCGGATGCCGGTGGTCAAGGACGCCCCGATCCGCGACTGGGTGAAGCTGGCCGTCGACCGGGCCCGCGCCTCAGGGATGACGGCGGTGTTCTGGCTCGACACCGAGCGCCCGCACGAGGTCGAGCTGCGCAAGAAGGTCAAGCAGTACCTCAAGGAGCATGACACCGAGGGCCTGCACATCCAGATCATGCCGCAGGTCTGGGCCATGCGGTACACGCTGGAGCGGCTGATCCGCGGCCAGGACACCATCGCGGTGACCGGCAACATCCTGCGCGACTACCTGACCGACCTGTTCCCGATCCTGGAGCTGGGCACCAGCGCCAAGATGCTGTCGATCGTCCCGCTGATGGCAGGCGGCGGCATGTACGAGACCGGTGCGGGCGGTTCGGCGCCCAAGCACGTCTCGCAGCTGCTCGAGGAGAACCACCTGCGCTGGGATTCGCTGGGCGAGTTCCTCGCTCTCGGAGCGTGTTTCGAGGACATCGGTCGCAAGACCGAGAACAAGCGCGCGACGCTGCTGGGCACCACGCTCGACGCCGCGATCGGAAAGCTGTTGGACGAGAACAAGAGTCCGTCGCGTAAGGCAGGCGAGCTGGACAACCGGGGCAGCCAGTTCTACCTCGCGATGTACTGGGCGCAGGCGCTGGCCGACCAGGACGAGGACGCCGAGCTCGCCGAGCACTTCGCCAAGCTGGCCAAGGCGCTGGCCGAGAACGAGGAGACCATCGTCAAGGAGCTCAACGAGGTTCAGGGCAAGCCGGCCGACATCGGCGGCTACTACTTCCCGGACCCGGAGAAGACCGCGGCGGTGATGCGGCCCAGCAAGACGCTCAACTCACTGCTGGAGGCTGCTTCCGCGTAG
- a CDS encoding alpha/beta fold hydrolase, translating into MTERAPIHLGSGEPVLLLHPFMMSQSVWKDVAPGIADTGRYEVFAPTMLGHNGGGRGKFFLDTPSLADDVERRLDALGWDTAHIVGNSLGGWVAFELERRGRARTLTGIAPAGGWRHFTPAKFEIVGKFLAGFPVWLFTLVFRERVLKLPITRYLAHLPCSATPDGLSDENLRDIIDDVTHCPAYYQLLIKSLTAPGLLEMADGSVPTHLVICEKDRVLPHPRFTRHFTSQLPPDTRITHLDGVGHIPMFEAPQRVAELIVGFIGEYSNPPTRKQPPAVS; encoded by the coding sequence ATGACCGAGCGTGCACCCATCCACCTGGGATCCGGCGAGCCGGTGCTGCTGCTGCACCCGTTCATGATGTCGCAGAGCGTGTGGAAGGACGTCGCCCCCGGAATCGCCGACACCGGCCGCTACGAGGTGTTCGCGCCGACGATGCTCGGCCACAACGGCGGCGGTCGCGGCAAGTTCTTCCTGGACACCCCGTCCCTGGCCGACGACGTCGAACGCCGGCTCGACGCGCTGGGCTGGGACACCGCGCACATCGTCGGCAACTCGCTGGGCGGCTGGGTGGCGTTCGAGCTGGAGCGGCGCGGCCGCGCCCGCACGCTGACCGGCATCGCGCCCGCCGGCGGCTGGCGGCACTTCACCCCGGCCAAGTTCGAGATCGTCGGCAAGTTCCTCGCCGGCTTCCCGGTCTGGCTGTTCACCCTGGTGTTCCGCGAGCGGGTGCTCAAGCTGCCGATCACCCGCTACCTGGCGCACCTCCCGTGCAGCGCCACCCCGGACGGCCTGTCCGACGAGAACCTGCGCGACATCATCGACGACGTCACGCACTGCCCGGCCTACTACCAGCTGCTGATCAAATCGCTGACCGCGCCGGGCCTGCTGGAGATGGCCGACGGCAGCGTGCCCACGCACCTGGTGATCTGCGAGAAGGACCGGGTGCTGCCGCATCCGCGGTTCACCCGGCACTTCACCTCGCAACTGCCGCCCGACACCCGCATCACCCATCTCGACGGCGTGGGGCACATCCCGATGTTCGAGGCGCCCCAGCGCGTCGCCGAGCTGATCGTCGGGTTCATCGGTGAATACTCGAACCCGCCTACGCGGAAGCAGCCTCCAGCAGTGAGTTGA
- a CDS encoding exodeoxyribonuclease III: protein MTVSTINVNGIRAAVKQRSAENLGLLHWLSETGADIVCLQETRADDEQVAKALAPAVAEGWQVATAEPHIKGRSGVAVLSRHPIDDARLLESDEFRSHGRYLEVDTAGVTVASVYVQTGEADTPFQQEKERFMATLAERMEVLRTAGREAVVCGDWNIAHTERDIKNWKGNLKKSGFLPNERQWVTELLETGWVDVVRRLHPDVEGGPYSWWSWRGRAFDNDAGWRIDYHLVTPGLAARAVSGGTEKPAAYALRWTDHAPVTVTFG, encoded by the coding sequence CTGACCGTGAGCACGATCAACGTCAACGGCATCCGGGCCGCGGTGAAGCAGCGCTCGGCGGAGAACCTGGGCCTGCTGCACTGGTTGTCCGAGACCGGGGCCGACATCGTGTGCCTGCAGGAGACCCGCGCCGACGACGAGCAGGTCGCCAAGGCGCTGGCGCCCGCGGTCGCCGAGGGGTGGCAGGTGGCCACCGCCGAACCGCACATCAAGGGCCGCAGCGGGGTGGCCGTGCTGTCGCGGCACCCGATCGACGACGCCCGCCTGCTGGAGTCCGACGAATTCCGTTCGCACGGACGTTATCTGGAGGTCGACACCGCCGGTGTGACGGTGGCCAGCGTGTACGTGCAGACCGGTGAGGCCGACACCCCGTTCCAGCAGGAGAAGGAACGGTTCATGGCGACGCTGGCCGAGCGCATGGAGGTGCTGCGCACCGCCGGCCGCGAGGCCGTCGTCTGCGGCGACTGGAACATCGCGCACACCGAGCGGGACATCAAGAACTGGAAGGGCAACCTCAAGAAGTCCGGTTTTCTGCCCAACGAGAGGCAGTGGGTGACAGAGCTTCTCGAGACCGGCTGGGTCGACGTGGTGCGCCGGCTGCACCCCGATGTGGAGGGCGGCCCGTACTCCTGGTGGTCGTGGCGCGGGCGCGCGTTCGACAACGACGCCGGCTGGCGCATCGACTACCACCTGGTGACCCCGGGCCTGGCGGCGCGCGCGGTCTCCGGCGGCACCGAGAAGCCGGCGGCCTACGCGCTGCGCTGGACCGACCACGCGCCGGTCACGGTCACGTTCGGCTGA
- the trpS gene encoding tryptophan--tRNA ligase, with the protein MSNDRAAAHGKTVFSGAQPTSDSLHLGNALGAVQQWVGLQDDYEAFFCVVNLHAITVPQEPEQLRRRTLVTAAQYLALGIDPKRATIFVQSHVAEHTELAWVLGCFTGFGQASRMTQFKDKSQKQGAEATTVGLFTYPVLMAADVLLYDTDLVPVGEDQRQHLELARDVAQRFNARFPDTFVIPEPMIQKVTAKIYDLQEPTAKMSKSAATEAGLIALLDDPKVTAKKIRSAVTDSEREIRYDPEAKPGISNLLTIQSAVTGTPIETLVEGYAGRGYGDLKKDTADAVVEYVTPIKARVDELLADPAELESILAVGAERAREVSAQTLQRVYDRLGFLRPRS; encoded by the coding sequence ATGAGCAACGATCGCGCGGCCGCGCACGGAAAGACCGTGTTCTCCGGCGCCCAACCCACCTCCGACTCACTCCATCTCGGCAACGCCCTCGGCGCGGTGCAGCAGTGGGTCGGCCTGCAGGACGACTACGAAGCCTTCTTCTGCGTCGTCAACCTGCACGCGATCACCGTCCCGCAGGAGCCCGAGCAGCTGCGCCGTCGCACGCTGGTCACCGCCGCGCAGTACCTGGCGCTGGGCATCGACCCCAAGCGCGCGACGATCTTCGTGCAGAGCCACGTCGCCGAGCACACCGAACTCGCGTGGGTGCTGGGCTGTTTCACCGGGTTCGGGCAGGCGTCGCGGATGACGCAGTTCAAGGACAAGAGCCAGAAGCAGGGGGCGGAGGCCACCACCGTCGGGCTGTTCACCTACCCGGTGCTGATGGCCGCCGACGTGCTGCTCTACGACACCGACCTGGTGCCCGTCGGCGAGGACCAGCGTCAGCACCTCGAGCTGGCCCGCGACGTCGCGCAGCGGTTCAACGCCCGCTTCCCGGACACCTTCGTCATCCCCGAGCCGATGATCCAGAAGGTGACCGCCAAGATCTACGACCTGCAGGAACCGACGGCGAAGATGAGCAAGTCGGCGGCCACCGAGGCCGGGCTGATCGCCCTGCTCGACGACCCCAAGGTGACGGCCAAGAAGATCCGCTCGGCGGTCACCGACAGCGAGCGCGAGATCCGCTACGACCCGGAGGCCAAGCCGGGTATCTCCAACCTGCTGACCATCCAGTCGGCGGTCACCGGCACCCCGATCGAGACGCTGGTCGAGGGCTACGCCGGCCGCGGCTACGGCGACCTGAAGAAGGACACCGCTGACGCCGTCGTCGAGTACGTCACCCCGATCAAGGCGCGCGTCGACGAACTGCTCGCCGACCCCGCCGAACTGGAGTCGATCCTGGCGGTCGGTGCCGAACGTGCCCGCGAGGTGTCTGCCCAGACGCTGCAGCGGGTATACGACCGGCTCGGTTTCCTGCGCCCGCGCAGCTGA
- the yhjD gene encoding inner membrane protein YhjD: MTAPADRPDTGKPGVVDRLRARYPWFDHVMRAQGRYNDSKGDFYAAGITYFTIFALFPLLMVGFSVTGFVLVSQPDLLAEIENRIKAAVSADAGSQLIELMQSAINSRTSVGVIGLLTAAWAGLGWMSNLREALSQMWGLQRRQPPKFLRAKLSDLTAMLGLFIAIVITVALTVVSSSGLARSAVEWLGLQDVWGMSVLLRAVSLVMSVLVSWMLFTWIIARLPRETVTLRSAARAGLLAAVGFEVFKQVASIYLQSVLTGPAGATFGPVLGLMVFAYITARLILFATAWAATTPEIMELAPVLPPNGARITPRVEVREGLGVAGALIAAGVGALGALGISRMWRR, encoded by the coding sequence ATGACGGCTCCGGCCGATCGACCGGACACCGGAAAACCGGGCGTCGTCGACCGGCTGCGCGCGCGGTATCCCTGGTTCGACCACGTGATGCGCGCCCAGGGCCGCTACAACGACAGCAAGGGCGACTTCTACGCCGCGGGCATCACGTACTTCACCATCTTCGCGCTGTTCCCGCTGCTGATGGTCGGCTTCTCGGTGACCGGCTTCGTGCTGGTCAGCCAGCCCGACCTGCTCGCCGAGATCGAGAACCGGATCAAGGCGGCGGTGTCGGCCGACGCGGGCAGCCAGCTGATCGAGCTGATGCAGTCGGCGATCAACTCGCGCACCTCGGTCGGCGTGATCGGGCTGCTCACCGCGGCGTGGGCGGGCCTGGGCTGGATGTCGAACCTGCGCGAGGCGCTCAGCCAGATGTGGGGCCTGCAGCGGCGTCAGCCGCCGAAGTTCCTGCGCGCCAAGCTGTCGGACCTCACCGCGATGCTCGGCCTGTTCATCGCGATCGTGATCACCGTCGCGCTGACCGTGGTGAGCAGTTCCGGGCTGGCCAGGAGCGCGGTGGAATGGCTTGGGCTGCAGGATGTCTGGGGGATGAGCGTGCTGCTGCGGGCCGTCTCGCTGGTGATGTCGGTGCTGGTGTCGTGGATGCTGTTCACCTGGATCATCGCGCGGCTGCCCCGGGAGACGGTCACGCTGCGGTCGGCGGCCCGCGCCGGGCTGCTGGCCGCGGTGGGTTTCGAGGTGTTCAAGCAGGTGGCCTCGATCTACCTGCAGTCGGTGCTGACCGGTCCCGCCGGGGCGACCTTCGGCCCGGTGCTGGGCCTGATGGTGTTCGCCTACATCACCGCCCGGCTGATCCTGTTCGCCACCGCGTGGGCGGCGACCACCCCCGAGATCATGGAGCTGGCCCCGGTGCTGCCACCCAACGGGGCCCGGATCACGCCGCGCGTCGAGGTGCGCGAGGGCCTCGGGGTGGCCGGTGCGCTGATCGCGGCCGGGGTGGGCGCGCTCGGCGCCCTGGGCATCTCACGGATGTGGCGACGTTAG
- a CDS encoding DMT family transporter translates to MAWLILFISGAFEAVWAIALSKSEGFTKPVPIAVFVVALVVSMGGLGLALRELPVGTGYAVWVGVGAALTVLYSMATGAEPASLLKVALILGIVGCVAGLQLTSPHP, encoded by the coding sequence GTGGCGTGGCTGATTCTGTTCATCTCCGGCGCGTTCGAGGCGGTCTGGGCGATCGCCCTGAGCAAGTCGGAGGGGTTCACCAAACCGGTCCCGATCGCGGTGTTCGTCGTCGCGCTCGTGGTGTCGATGGGTGGGCTCGGTCTGGCGTTGCGGGAGTTGCCCGTCGGGACCGGCTACGCGGTGTGGGTGGGCGTCGGGGCGGCGCTGACGGTGCTGTACTCGATGGCCACCGGCGCCGAACCGGCCTCGCTGCTCAAGGTCGCGCTGATCCTCGGGATCGTCGGCTGCGTGGCGGGCCTGCAGCTAACGTCGCCACATCCGTGA
- a CDS encoding NAD(P)H-dependent flavin oxidoreductase: MPLSTPWSERMGLTAPIVNAPMGGAAGGRLAAAVSAAGGLGMIGMGSSATAAALTAELPHVAGLDRPFGIGLVHWVTAAEPALLEAALAAGPALLAVSFGDDWAWVARAHDAGVPVAAQVADVTGARRAVDAGVDVVVARGAEGGGHGEPRMGTLPLLAEVLDAVDVPVLAAGGIGSARGLAAVLAAGAAGAWLGTVFTTCTEALTPPAARAELLAASGEATVTTRVFDVALDYPWPVHLPERVLRNEFVDRFDGREDEIGADARAELAAAIRVGDHRRAPVNAGQGVGMVRASRPAADVVAELCAGAERLLRRWG, from the coding sequence GTGCCGCTTTCCACGCCCTGGTCCGAGCGGATGGGCCTGACCGCGCCGATCGTCAACGCCCCGATGGGCGGCGCCGCCGGCGGGCGGCTGGCCGCGGCGGTGTCGGCGGCCGGCGGGCTGGGCATGATCGGGATGGGCAGTTCGGCCACGGCCGCGGCGCTGACCGCCGAACTGCCGCACGTCGCAGGCCTGGACCGCCCGTTCGGCATCGGTCTCGTGCACTGGGTGACGGCCGCCGAACCCGCCCTGCTGGAGGCGGCGCTGGCGGCCGGACCGGCGCTGCTGGCGGTCAGCTTCGGCGACGACTGGGCGTGGGTGGCCCGCGCCCACGACGCCGGGGTGCCGGTGGCCGCGCAGGTCGCCGACGTCACCGGGGCGCGCCGGGCCGTCGACGCCGGCGTTGACGTGGTGGTGGCGCGCGGCGCCGAGGGCGGCGGCCACGGCGAACCGCGCATGGGCACCCTGCCGCTGCTCGCCGAGGTGCTCGACGCCGTCGACGTGCCGGTGCTGGCCGCGGGCGGTATCGGCTCGGCGCGCGGGCTGGCCGCGGTGCTGGCGGCCGGGGCGGCGGGGGCGTGGCTGGGCACCGTGTTCACCACCTGCACCGAGGCGCTGACCCCGCCGGCCGCGCGCGCCGAACTGCTGGCGGCCTCCGGGGAGGCCACCGTCACCACCCGGGTGTTCGACGTGGCACTGGACTACCCGTGGCCGGTGCACCTGCCCGAGCGGGTGCTGCGCAACGAGTTCGTCGATCGCTTCGACGGCCGCGAGGACGAGATCGGGGCCGACGCGCGCGCCGAGCTGGCCGCCGCGATCCGGGTGGGCGACCACCGGCGCGCACCCGTCAACGCCGGACAGGGCGTGGGCATGGTGCGGGCGTCCCGGCCGGCCGCCGACGTCGTCGCCGAGCTGTGCGCGGGCGCCGAGCGGCTGCTGCGCCGCTGGGGTTAG